CGCGGCGCGCCCGATTCCGTCTACTTCGCGGCCCCCTTGGTGATGTTGCGGACCTGCAGGCCTCCAGCGGGTCGAGGTTCGACGGTGAAGGCTTCGGTCGCGCGCACCAGATCGGACAGCTTCGCGTAGCCCCAGTTGCGCGGATCGAAGTCGGGCTGCTGCTTGCGCATGAGACCGCCGACCGCCGACAGGTTCGCCCAGCCGTCCTCTCCTGAAGCCGTCGCGGTGCACGCACGGAGCCCCGAGAGCAGCTTGGTGTTGGACCGGAGCTCTGCGCGCGTGGCGCGGGCCGGCGCCGGAACCTTGGCCGCCCCCTCGACAGCGGGCTCATCCAGCACGTCCAGGTAGGTGAACTGGTCGCACGCGTTGCGGAACGCCTCGGGAGTCTTCCGTTCTCCGAACCCGTAGACGG
This window of the Microbacterium sp. SSM24 genome carries:
- a CDS encoding NYN domain-containing protein — encoded protein: MAQPNDLLAVLIDADNVPPSSVGAVLTEVARFGTASVKRVYGDWTQQRLSSWKASASEHVIQPIQQFANTVGKNATDSALIIDAMDLLYTRRFQGFCIVSSDSDFTRLASRIREDGVTVYGFGERKTPEAFRNACDQFTYLDVLDEPAVEGAAKVPAPARATRAELRSNTKLLSGLRACTATASGEDGWANLSAVGGLMRKQQPDFDPRNWGYAKLSDLVRATEAFTVEPRPAGGLQVRNITKGAAK